The following are encoded together in the Vigna unguiculata cultivar IT97K-499-35 chromosome 2, ASM411807v1, whole genome shotgun sequence genome:
- the LOC114173093 gene encoding zinc-finger homeodomain protein 11-like gives MDLTNNANDTDSQTQTPQHPTATTTTNGSLKRHRPTTVPPPSQPPSAVVFYRECLKNHAAGIGGHALDGCGEFMPSSSSNPTEPRSLTCAACGCHRNFHRRDTQHYQNNHSNPRPNFISFYHSPPPSHHGTGLCTSSSPGPSPSPSPLSSPSPPPLSHRFPGPRPVQGLFGQGSEHHHRSFNLSESPSGKKRFRTKFSQEQKEKMQNFSESLGWRMQKGDEGLVQDFCNEIGVSRGVFKVWMHNNKNNSSRKRSLEPDEKINGNASDTHNNNPYNDDTH, from the coding sequence ATGGACCTCACCAACAACGCCAACGACACAGATTCTCAAACTCAAACCCCCCAACACcccaccgccaccaccaccaccaacggATCCCTCAAGCGCCACCGCCCCACCACCGTTCCTCCGCCCTCACAACCACCGTCCGCGGTGGTTTTCTACAGGGAGTGCCTCAAAAACCACGCTGCCGGCATAGGTGGCCACGCGCTTGATGGATGCGGTGAGTTCATGCCCTCCTCTTCCTCCAATCCCACAGAACCGCGCTCGCTAACGTGCGCCGCCTGTGGATGCCACCGTAACTTCCACCGCCGTGACACACAGCACTATCAAAATAATCACTCCAACCCCAGGCCCAATTTCATAAGCTTCTACCACTCACCGCCGCCATCCCATCATGGCACGGGCCTGTGTACTAGCTCAAGCCCAGGACCGAGTCCAAGCCCAAGTCCGCTGTCAAGCCCAAGCCCGCCGCCTCTCTCCCACCGTTTCCCAGGTCCGAGACCGGTCCAGGGGCTCTTCGGCCAGGGAAGCGAGCATCACCACAGGAGTTTCAATCTCTCCGAGAGCCCCAGTGGAAAGAAGAGGTTCAGGACCAAGTTCAGCCAAGAGCAGAAGGAAAAGATGCAGAATTTCTCTGAGAGTTTGGGGTGGAGAATGCAGAAAGGGGATGAAGGGTTGGTGCAAGATTTCTGCAATGAGATTGGCGTTTCAAGAGGGGTCTTCAAGGTGTGGATGCACAACAATAAGAACAACAGCAGCAGGAAGAGATCGTTGGAGCCTGATGAAAAGATCAATGGCAATGCTTCTGATACACATAATAACAATCCTTACAACGATGACACTCATTGA